A DNA window from Paenibacillus sp. HWE-109 contains the following coding sequences:
- the dtd gene encoding D-aminoacyl-tRNA deacylase — MRVVVQRCKRAEVTVNNRSIGRIDEGLMLLVGVTHEDTEQDAKYLAEKIAGLRIFEDETGKMNLSVLETDGQILSVSQFTLYGDCRKGKRPNFMAAARPEQAEPLYDKFNDLLRAQGLHVETGAFGEMMDVSLTNWGPVTLVIDSK; from the coding sequence ATGAGAGTTGTTGTGCAGCGCTGCAAGCGCGCCGAGGTTACAGTTAATAATAGATCTATTGGCCGTATCGATGAGGGACTCATGCTGCTTGTAGGCGTCACCCACGAAGATACGGAGCAGGATGCCAAATATTTAGCGGAGAAAATCGCCGGACTGCGTATTTTTGAAGATGAAACTGGCAAAATGAATCTTTCTGTCCTAGAGACCGATGGCCAAATTTTGTCGGTTTCGCAGTTTACCTTGTATGGGGATTGCCGCAAAGGGAAGCGTCCTAATTTCATGGCAGCGGCGCGGCCAGAGCAAGCGGAGCCTTTATACGACAAGTTCAATGACCTGCTTAGAGCTCAAGGGTTGCACGTGGAGACGGGCGCATTTGGTGAAATGATGGATGTTTCTTTGACCAATTGGGGACCTGTGACTCTTGTAATTGACAGTAAATAG
- a CDS encoding FAD-dependent oxidoreductase, which produces MANSNRNTSSSKGWVWLMGILILLAVAAAASSLYYQYKHLAETEHKVSKQGIEEVKSVKKVKEAYDVIVVGTDPEGVAAAVSAARNGMTTLLVDGRNREILGGLMTLGWINSLDMNYSPGKTLLGKDDVFNKGFFSEWYAKIEGDSFDVNTAANAFYDLVKNEKNIDLLLKTKSIEPLINDNKTLVQGAKITLQNGDTQMVKAASVIDATQDGDFAAAAGVPFTIGHEDIGDPNSKMAVTLAFRLKNVTQDVWNMMAKRLNNDDSPDTGVNEVSVFGYGEMSSYPALNKERAKMRGFNMGRQNDNTVLINALQIFGVDTFDPKSVQEAFDIGKKELPNIVAYMKKTFPEFATIELDGSAPELYVRETRHMQGEYRLSIVDVCTNNDQWDRIGFGSYAVDIQRVSPTDSGNVVCKPKQYAIPFRSIVPQKVDGLLVVGRAASYDTLPHGSARVMPTGMAEGEAAGAAAMLAKQEKMTFRQLSASKETIAKLQAQLTKQGMELPPMTLKPQPFMEHKAYEGLKSALMLGLASGAYTNNFRLDDAANPKRMVNLVSGAKKMKPDAFKGDVAKAIDKLDNADKVSLTLEQASYTITQALGITASQNEAQAKLVENKLLTEATLKLIADKTKLTNGDTYLIIRDVKTGLTGKP; this is translated from the coding sequence ATGGCAAATTCGAATCGTAATACGTCCTCATCCAAGGGCTGGGTTTGGTTGATGGGAATCTTGATTTTACTCGCGGTGGCAGCAGCAGCTTCATCCTTGTATTATCAATACAAACACCTGGCGGAAACTGAGCATAAAGTTAGCAAACAAGGCATTGAAGAAGTCAAATCGGTTAAAAAAGTAAAAGAGGCTTACGATGTTATTGTCGTGGGAACAGATCCGGAGGGGGTCGCAGCGGCTGTTTCAGCGGCTCGCAACGGAATGACAACCTTGCTCGTTGACGGGCGCAACCGCGAGATTCTAGGCGGGCTTATGACCTTGGGATGGATTAACTCCCTCGATATGAACTATTCTCCAGGCAAAACTCTATTAGGGAAAGACGATGTATTTAACAAGGGCTTCTTCTCGGAATGGTATGCCAAAATCGAAGGTGATTCCTTTGATGTGAATACAGCCGCGAATGCGTTCTATGACTTGGTCAAAAACGAAAAAAACATTGATCTTTTACTTAAAACCAAATCCATTGAGCCGCTCATTAATGATAATAAGACCTTAGTTCAAGGGGCCAAAATTACGCTTCAAAACGGTGATACGCAGATGGTCAAAGCTGCCTCTGTGATCGATGCTACACAGGATGGAGATTTTGCCGCAGCGGCAGGTGTTCCTTTTACAATCGGGCATGAAGATATTGGGGATCCTAATTCCAAAATGGCTGTTACGCTCGCCTTCCGTCTCAAAAATGTAACGCAGGACGTTTGGAATATGATGGCCAAAAGATTGAACAATGATGATAGTCCGGATACAGGTGTCAACGAAGTAAGTGTTTTTGGTTATGGTGAAATGAGCAGCTATCCGGCGCTTAACAAAGAAAGAGCCAAGATGAGAGGATTTAATATGGGCAGGCAGAATGATAATACTGTCCTTATTAATGCCCTGCAAATTTTTGGCGTAGACACCTTTGATCCCAAATCCGTTCAAGAAGCTTTTGATATCGGAAAAAAGGAATTGCCTAATATTGTCGCTTATATGAAAAAGACGTTCCCCGAATTTGCAACTATCGAGCTCGATGGTTCGGCGCCAGAGCTCTATGTGAGGGAAACACGCCATATGCAGGGTGAATACCGCTTGAGTATTGTTGATGTTTGTACGAACAATGATCAGTGGGACCGTATTGGATTCGGCTCTTATGCTGTCGATATTCAAAGGGTTTCGCCTACAGACTCCGGCAATGTCGTTTGCAAACCGAAGCAGTATGCAATTCCGTTCCGCAGCATTGTGCCGCAGAAAGTGGATGGACTGCTTGTTGTAGGTCGAGCGGCCAGCTACGATACGTTGCCGCACGGAAGCGCGAGAGTAATGCCTACGGGGATGGCTGAAGGCGAAGCAGCAGGTGCTGCTGCAATGCTGGCGAAGCAGGAGAAGATGACGTTCCGTCAGCTCTCCGCATCCAAAGAAACCATCGCAAAGCTGCAAGCACAGTTAACGAAGCAAGGGATGGAATTACCGCCGATGACGCTCAAGCCGCAGCCTTTTATGGAGCACAAAGCCTACGAGGGGCTAAAGTCTGCTCTAATGTTGGGGCTAGCCTCTGGCGCATACACCAACAACTTCCGTCTAGACGATGCCGCGAATCCTAAGCGGATGGTGAACCTTGTGAGCGGTGCGAAGAAGATGAAACCGGATGCTTTCAAAGGGGATGTTGCGAAGGCGATCGACAAGCTTGATAACGCTGATAAAGTATCATTAACTTTGGAGCAAGCCAGTTATACGATCACCCAAGCGCTTGGAATTACAGCTTCCCAGAATGAAGCGCAAGCGAAGTTGGTCGAGAACAAGCTGCTGACCGAGGCAACTTTGAAGCTGATTGCGGACAAGACAAAGCTAACCAATGGAGATACCTATTTGATCATTCGAGATGTGAAGACAGGTTTGACCGGGAAGCCATAA
- a CDS encoding DoxX family protein has protein sequence MALGLLIIRLVIGLTFAAHGTQKLFGWFGGYGPKGTGGFFDSIGIKPGVLMAVLAGLAELGGGLLFAAGLWTWLGAALIALTMLMAILKVHGKNGFWVTSNGIEYNLVLLAIAVGVALIGAGDYSFDALM, from the coding sequence ATGGCTTTAGGTCTTCTTATTATTCGTTTGGTCATAGGGTTAACATTCGCGGCGCACGGTACACAGAAATTATTTGGATGGTTCGGGGGCTATGGTCCAAAAGGAACGGGTGGCTTCTTTGATTCCATCGGTATTAAGCCAGGGGTCTTGATGGCTGTACTTGCAGGTCTGGCGGAGCTTGGCGGAGGCCTTCTCTTCGCCGCAGGCCTTTGGACATGGTTAGGAGCTGCGCTCATTGCACTGACTATGCTCATGGCAATTCTTAAAGTGCACGGTAAAAATGGTTTCTGGGTTACTTCCAACGGAATCGAGTACAATTTAGTATTGCTTGCAATCGCTGTTGGCGTTGCCCTCATCGGTGCTGGCGATTATTCTTTCGATGCTTTAATGTAA
- a CDS encoding winged helix-turn-helix transcriptional regulator produces the protein MEDYQLCPKFENAFELLGKRWTGLIVHVLLSGPKRFKDISVLIPSMSDRMLSERFKELEAAEIIIRHVYPETPVRIEYELTPKGKGLKPVMDELQKWADSH, from the coding sequence ATGGAAGACTATCAACTATGCCCGAAATTCGAAAATGCGTTTGAACTTCTGGGTAAGCGATGGACAGGGCTTATCGTGCATGTCTTGTTATCAGGACCTAAGCGTTTTAAAGATATATCTGTTCTCATTCCAAGCATGAGTGATCGCATGCTTTCGGAGAGATTCAAGGAGCTTGAGGCTGCTGAGATCATTATTCGTCACGTATACCCCGAAACGCCGGTTCGGATTGAATATGAGTTGACACCCAAAGGCAAAGGGCTCAAACCAGTTATGGATGAGTTGCAAAAGTGGGCGGACTCTCATTAA
- the hisS gene encoding histidine--tRNA ligase encodes MSIQKPKGTQDLLPGEVEKWQYLENKARELCQRFNYKEIRSPIFEETELFIRGVGETTDIVGKEMYTFLDKGNRSMTLRPEGTAGVVRAYVENKLYGIPDLTKLYYVGPMFRYEQPQAGRYRQFHQFGIEAFGSVDPSIDAEVIALGYTFYKEIGLKEVTVEINSVGTPAVRAAYREQLQAFFAPVKDQMCKDCQIRYERNPMRLLDCKIDQKFGEGAPDILEFLDEECRTHFDQVKEHLTAMEIPFRVNPRLVRGLDYYTHTAFEYKAAGIGAIDTIGGGGRYNGLVEQIGGHGNDQPGVGLGLGLERILLVLQAQGVEIPKPDPLDVYLIGLGEAAEKEVTKLLHQLRVQGIKAEKDYQGRKMKAQMKSADRFQATYVAILGDDELARGEITLKKMDTGAQLTVSLVDIGSNAAKTLFQ; translated from the coding sequence ATGAGCATCCAAAAGCCAAAAGGCACACAAGATCTTCTTCCCGGCGAGGTGGAGAAGTGGCAGTATCTGGAAAACAAGGCAAGAGAGTTGTGCCAGCGTTTTAATTACAAAGAAATTCGTTCCCCGATCTTCGAAGAGACTGAACTGTTTATCAGAGGTGTCGGAGAAACCACGGATATCGTTGGCAAAGAAATGTACACCTTCCTCGACAAGGGGAACCGCAGCATGACGCTTCGTCCCGAGGGCACGGCCGGGGTTGTTAGAGCGTATGTGGAAAATAAGCTTTACGGAATACCTGATCTTACCAAACTGTATTATGTGGGACCTATGTTCCGCTACGAACAGCCGCAAGCAGGTCGATACCGCCAGTTCCACCAATTCGGTATCGAAGCGTTTGGTTCCGTTGATCCTAGTATCGATGCTGAAGTCATAGCGCTGGGCTACACCTTCTACAAAGAAATCGGTCTGAAGGAAGTAACCGTGGAAATTAACTCGGTCGGCACGCCAGCTGTCCGCGCGGCTTACCGCGAGCAGTTGCAGGCGTTTTTTGCCCCAGTGAAGGATCAGATGTGCAAAGATTGTCAAATTCGCTATGAACGCAACCCGATGCGTCTGCTGGATTGTAAAATCGATCAGAAATTTGGCGAAGGCGCTCCCGATATTCTGGAATTTCTGGACGAAGAATGCCGCACGCACTTCGATCAAGTGAAAGAGCATTTGACGGCTATGGAGATTCCATTCCGCGTTAATCCTCGACTTGTTCGTGGTCTGGATTATTACACGCATACCGCTTTTGAGTACAAAGCAGCTGGTATTGGTGCCATTGATACGATTGGCGGAGGCGGACGCTACAATGGCTTGGTTGAGCAAATCGGCGGCCATGGCAACGATCAACCGGGCGTTGGCTTAGGTCTGGGGCTCGAGCGTATACTGCTCGTTCTACAGGCGCAAGGTGTAGAAATTCCGAAGCCGGACCCGCTCGACGTCTACTTGATTGGTTTAGGGGAAGCGGCTGAGAAGGAAGTTACGAAGCTGCTGCACCAGTTGAGAGTACAAGGAATCAAAGCTGAGAAGGACTACCAAGGGCGCAAAATGAAGGCGCAAATGAAATCGGCTGACCGGTTTCAAGCAACCTACGTGGCCATCCTTGGAGATGACGAGTTAGCGCGCGGCGAAATTACGCTGAAGAAAATGGATACAGGCGCTCAATTAACGGTTAGTTTAGTGGATATTGGTTCGAACGCAGCTAAGACACTATTCCAATAG
- the aspS gene encoding aspartate--tRNA ligase, giving the protein MMLKTHHCGQLTKDQVGQTVTLNGWVQRRRDLGGVLFIDLRDRSGLVQTVFNPDFSGDALAIADRARNEYVLAIKGKVVERDAETVNKNIPTGEIEIQVTEIEIMNAAKTPPFFIEDGVDVDEAVRLKYRYLDLRRPEMQKTLMLRSKASNIFRNFLDAQGFIDVETPILTKSSPEGARDYLVPSRVHPGEFFALPQSPQIFKQLLMVSGLERYYQIARCFRDEDLRADRQPEFTQVDIETSFLSQDQLFELLEELVVKLMKETAQVEIPRPFQRITYADAMAKYGSDKPDLRFGLELEDVSDIVETSGVQVFANVVKGGGQVKALNAKGCGTWSRKEIDDLLPFAARYGAKGLAWIQVKDGEFKGPIVKFFNEAEIAALTERLGVEEGDLLLFSADKKKVVADVLGNLRLKIGRQLGLIDDSKFKYAWVVDFPLLGYDEEAKRYVAEHHPFTRPREEDIHFFDTDPGQIRAQAYDLVLNGYEVGGGSMRIYQRDVQEKMFTALGFSKEEATKQFGYLLEAFEYGTPPHGGFAFGFDRLVMLITGRTNLRETIAFPKTANATDLLMDAPSTVEDKQLEQLSIRTALKQPAAKA; this is encoded by the coding sequence ATGATGCTAAAAACACATCATTGCGGGCAGCTTACGAAAGATCAGGTAGGACAAACAGTAACATTAAACGGGTGGGTACAAAGAAGACGTGACTTAGGCGGCGTACTGTTCATTGATTTACGCGACCGCAGCGGGCTTGTTCAAACCGTATTTAACCCTGATTTCTCAGGGGATGCTCTTGCGATTGCTGACCGCGCGCGCAATGAGTACGTGCTTGCGATCAAAGGTAAAGTCGTTGAACGTGACGCGGAGACTGTGAACAAAAATATCCCAACAGGTGAAATTGAAATTCAAGTTACCGAGATTGAAATCATGAATGCAGCCAAAACGCCTCCGTTCTTCATTGAAGACGGCGTTGATGTGGATGAAGCGGTTCGCTTGAAATATCGTTATCTGGATCTGCGTCGTCCGGAAATGCAAAAAACGTTGATGCTGCGCTCCAAAGCTTCCAACATTTTCCGCAACTTCTTGGATGCTCAAGGCTTCATCGATGTGGAAACACCAATTTTGACAAAAAGCTCACCGGAAGGCGCTCGTGATTATTTGGTGCCAAGCCGCGTGCATCCAGGCGAATTTTTCGCGCTGCCGCAATCTCCACAAATTTTCAAGCAGTTGTTGATGGTAAGCGGACTAGAGCGCTATTACCAAATCGCACGTTGTTTCCGTGATGAGGATCTTCGCGCAGATCGTCAACCTGAATTCACCCAAGTCGACATTGAGACATCCTTCCTGTCCCAGGATCAGCTTTTTGAGCTTTTGGAAGAGCTTGTCGTGAAGCTTATGAAAGAAACAGCGCAAGTGGAAATCCCGCGTCCATTCCAACGTATTACGTATGCTGATGCGATGGCGAAATATGGTTCTGATAAACCGGATCTGCGTTTTGGCTTGGAGCTTGAAGATGTATCGGATATCGTTGAGACTTCCGGCGTTCAAGTATTCGCGAATGTAGTTAAAGGCGGCGGCCAAGTAAAAGCATTGAATGCCAAAGGCTGCGGAACTTGGAGCCGTAAGGAAATTGATGACCTGCTGCCATTTGCTGCACGTTATGGTGCCAAAGGTCTGGCTTGGATTCAAGTGAAAGACGGCGAATTCAAAGGGCCAATCGTGAAATTCTTCAATGAAGCCGAAATTGCTGCGTTAACAGAGCGTCTTGGGGTAGAAGAAGGAGACTTGCTTCTGTTCTCTGCTGACAAGAAGAAAGTTGTGGCTGATGTTCTCGGTAACCTTCGTTTGAAAATCGGACGTCAACTCGGTCTGATTGATGACTCCAAATTCAAATATGCGTGGGTTGTAGACTTCCCACTTCTGGGCTATGACGAAGAAGCGAAACGCTATGTAGCGGAACACCATCCGTTCACACGTCCACGTGAAGAAGATATTCATTTCTTCGATACAGACCCAGGTCAAATTCGTGCGCAAGCTTACGACCTTGTGCTCAACGGCTACGAAGTGGGCGGGGGCTCGATGCGGATTTACCAACGCGATGTGCAAGAGAAAATGTTCACGGCACTCGGATTCTCCAAAGAAGAAGCTACGAAGCAATTTGGATACTTGCTGGAAGCTTTTGAATATGGCACGCCTCCGCATGGTGGTTTTGCTTTTGGTTTTGACCGTTTGGTTATGCTGATTACAGGCCGCACCAACTTGCGTGAAACGATCGCATTCCCGAAAACAGCGAATGCAACAGACTTGTTGATGGATGCCCCAAGTACGGTAGAAGACAAACAGCTGGAGCAGCTGTCCATTCGCACAGCGCTTAAGCAGCCTGCTGCCAAAGCTTAA
- a CDS encoding tRNA threonylcarbamoyladenosine dehydratase, producing the protein MLHQFSRTELAIGPEGLEIMKNSTVAVLGIGGVGSIAAEALARTGVGRLILIDKDVVDITNINRQIHALTTTVGQPKADLMRDRIKLINPDCDVIALRMFYTEETYEEVFAHNIDYVLDASDTISYKIHLIKQCLERKIPIVSSMGAANKMDPSQFKVADISKTSMDPIARVVRQKLRKEGIKKGVKVVFSTEEPMKPREDVTQQIVPANAPEIRKAKQPPASNAFVPPVAGLIMVSVAVKELLEIGLKKQG; encoded by the coding sequence ATGCTTCACCAATTTTCGCGGACGGAACTAGCCATTGGGCCTGAAGGCCTTGAAATCATGAAGAATAGCACGGTCGCGGTGCTGGGGATTGGCGGCGTAGGTTCTATCGCGGCCGAAGCGTTGGCGCGTACAGGCGTTGGCCGTCTAATTCTGATCGACAAGGATGTCGTTGATATTACTAATATCAACCGACAAATTCATGCCCTCACGACGACTGTTGGTCAGCCCAAAGCTGATCTGATGCGGGACCGAATCAAATTAATTAACCCGGATTGCGATGTAATTGCGCTGAGGATGTTCTATACAGAGGAAACGTATGAAGAAGTTTTCGCTCATAACATCGACTATGTGCTCGATGCCAGCGACACGATTTCCTACAAAATTCATCTGATCAAGCAGTGCCTGGAGCGCAAGATTCCAATTGTTTCGAGCATGGGAGCGGCGAATAAAATGGATCCTTCGCAGTTTAAAGTGGCGGATATTTCCAAAACCAGCATGGACCCCATCGCTCGTGTTGTACGACAAAAATTGCGCAAAGAAGGCATCAAAAAAGGCGTGAAAGTCGTCTTCTCGACAGAAGAGCCAATGAAGCCGCGCGAAGATGTCACGCAACAAATTGTTCCGGCGAACGCGCCTGAAATTCGCAAAGCAAAGCAGCCTCCGGCGAGCAATGCTTTCGTCCCGCCAGTTGCGGGGTTGATTATGGTGAGCGTAGCTGTGAAAGAATTGTTGGAAATTGGTTTGAAAAAGCAAGGATGA